A window from Mya arenaria isolate MELC-2E11 chromosome 9, ASM2691426v1 encodes these proteins:
- the LOC128202793 gene encoding inner ear-specific collagen-like yields the protein MTMLVTVQSARAEEINGHLNIHTMEKLIKAQGETIERMELKLTNLEESIGHVNRGRRQAESVGFTAVLDHEEAVHTGNMVKFNKILYNAGNMYNPITGIATIPTNGVYLFSFSIEEWETPELSCRLKVDGVQKVGAVIVPNHHSDQAGNTAVLHLTKGQSVWVESTEGTVYGESGFYGTSFTGVLLY from the exons ATGACTATGTTGGTAACTGTCCAGTCAGCGCGGGCTGAGGAAATTAATGGACATTTAAATATCCACACTATGGAAAAGTTGATAAAGGCACAAGGGGAGACAATCGAACGAATGGAATTAAAACTGACCAATCTGGAAGAAAGCATTGGGCATGTAAATAGAG GTCGAAGACAGGCAGAGTCAGTGGGATTCACAGCGGTTCTCGATCACGAAGAAGCGGTTCATACAGGAAACATGGTGAAATTCAACAAAATTCTCTACAACGCAGGCAACATGTACAATCCCATAACAG GGATAGCTACCATACCAACAAATGGTGTTTATTTGTTCTCATTTTCTATCGAAGAGTGGGAAACACCTGAGTTGTCATGTCGCTTGAAG GTGGATGGTGTACAAAAGGTTGGCGCTGTCATCGTTCCTAATCACCATAGTGACCAAGCCGGTAACACTGCAGTCTTACATTTGACCAAAGGTCAATCCGTCTGGGTTGAATCTACCGAAGGAACAGTATATGGCGAGTCCGGCTTTTACGGCACATCATTTACCGGAGTATTATTGTActga